In the Staphylococcus condimenti genome, one interval contains:
- a CDS encoding BCCT family transporter, whose product MKSKRKKHRNIVYYTSVAIILIVTLIAGIFPKLFGKYAQSTYDMIAGSFGWLFLVIIFVLDVFLIALAISRYGRFKLGSDNEAPEFSFISWVGMLFSAGLGVGIVFWGVAEPLTHYLHSPFPGKVPDQSAESARVAMGYTFFHWGISQWSIFAISGLTVAYFQFRKQRNGLISTAMEPVFGEAYNRPLRNLIDILAIIATVMGIATSIGLGIMQIGGGLHHVFNLPNTNVTKVAITVIMVCIFLGSALTGLNRGVKWLSNINVGLGAVLLIFILIFGDLKFVLESYTLAIGDYLRNFIEYSLRVNPYTGDNSWIQKWTVFYWAWVIAWSPFIGGFVARVSRGRTIREFVIGVLIIPPLISFTWIAGFGGTALKVALTQNTGIEKIVDKDYSVALFELLQQFPISDITSVLAIALIFIFIVTSADSTTHIVASMATGGVDNPKVQHKVIWGLLIGAISVTMTIAGGLTSLQTASLVTGLPFSIILVLMIFSIMRALHREPTEHFQMTYIEDDTDYSIPLEKREQENNEN is encoded by the coding sequence ATGAAGAGTAAAAGGAAAAAGCATAGAAATATTGTTTATTATACATCCGTCGCAATTATTTTAATTGTGACATTAATCGCAGGTATCTTTCCAAAACTATTCGGAAAATATGCGCAAAGTACATATGATATGATAGCAGGTTCATTCGGTTGGTTATTCTTAGTAATTATCTTTGTATTGGACGTGTTCTTAATCGCCCTAGCAATCTCACGTTATGGCCGCTTCAAACTAGGTTCTGATAATGAAGCACCAGAGTTCTCATTCATCTCTTGGGTCGGCATGTTATTTTCTGCAGGACTAGGAGTAGGAATTGTCTTCTGGGGTGTTGCAGAACCGCTCACACATTATCTGCATTCTCCATTCCCAGGAAAAGTACCCGATCAATCGGCTGAATCTGCACGTGTCGCTATGGGATATACATTCTTTCACTGGGGGATTTCACAATGGTCCATCTTTGCGATTTCTGGACTGACAGTAGCCTACTTCCAATTCCGTAAGCAACGTAACGGATTAATTTCAACAGCCATGGAACCTGTATTTGGAGAGGCGTATAATCGTCCGCTTCGCAACCTCATCGATATCTTAGCTATCATCGCCACAGTCATGGGTATCGCAACATCTATCGGACTCGGCATCATGCAAATTGGCGGCGGTCTCCATCATGTATTCAATCTGCCGAATACGAATGTAACTAAGGTAGCCATCACTGTAATTATGGTCTGTATCTTCCTCGGTTCAGCACTCACAGGTTTGAACCGCGGTGTGAAATGGCTGAGCAACATCAACGTCGGTCTCGGAGCCGTCTTACTTATTTTTATCTTAATATTCGGCGACTTAAAATTCGTTCTAGAATCCTACACGCTTGCAATTGGTGATTACTTGCGCAACTTCATCGAATACAGTCTGCGTGTGAATCCATATACCGGAGATAACAGCTGGATTCAAAAATGGACAGTCTTCTATTGGGCATGGGTGATAGCATGGTCACCATTTATCGGTGGTTTTGTGGCACGAGTTTCACGTGGTCGTACTATCCGTGAATTCGTGATAGGGGTCTTAATCATCCCACCGCTTATTTCATTTACATGGATAGCAGGCTTCGGCGGTACAGCATTGAAAGTTGCATTAACACAAAATACAGGAATCGAAAAAATAGTCGATAAAGATTACTCCGTAGCACTCTTTGAGTTGCTGCAGCAATTCCCGATTTCTGATATCACAAGCGTCTTAGCTATCGCATTGATCTTTATATTTATTGTGACAAGTGCGGACTCTACAACACATATCGTAGCAAGTATGGCTACAGGCGGTGTGGATAATCCCAAAGTGCAACATAAAGTAATTTGGGGATTATTAATTGGTGCGATTTCTGTAACTATGACCATTGCGGGAGGTCTAACCAGCCTGCAAACAGCTTCACTTGTTACAGGTCTGCCATTCTCTATTATTTTGGTACTCATGATCTTTTCTATTATGCGTGCACTGCATCGAGAACCCACTGAGCATTTCCAAATGACTTATATTGAAGATGATACTGACTATTCAATACCTTTAGAAAAAAGAGAGCAAGAGAATAATGAAAACTAA
- a CDS encoding nuclease-related domain-containing protein, translating into MENFNAEKLNNKIKYLQDLVQSSLNVGEQITSNHLQEIFLEFKKSKVVDHYAIYNNVLIEDENQIRQIDHFVICTNGLFIIETKHWKGDIYFNFSKDNLEKFNLDGLKKYLFPEHSDDYITFILSNENKQFAFKKYGHPFAQIQKTREFANQIFDARFIEMVIYFNHKGDGNLYVGNPNKYIATPSSKSEFKQTLYHKITQNKTRTCMDATTIMTYCDALNKFANNDASIININ; encoded by the coding sequence ATGGAAAATTTTAATGCTGAAAAGTTAAACAACAAAATTAAGTATTTACAAGATTTAGTGCAGTCTTCGTTAAATGTGGGAGAACAAATCACCAGCAATCATTTGCAAGAAATCTTTTTAGAGTTTAAAAAAAGCAAAGTTGTCGATCACTATGCAATTTATAACAACGTGTTAATTGAAGATGAAAATCAAATCAGACAAATTGATCATTTTGTAATTTGTACAAACGGCCTCTTTATCATTGAAACAAAACACTGGAAAGGTGATATTTATTTCAATTTTAGTAAAGATAACTTGGAAAAATTTAATTTAGATGGTTTAAAAAAGTATTTATTTCCAGAACATAGCGATGATTACATCACCTTTATTCTCAGCAATGAAAATAAACAATTTGCTTTTAAAAAATATGGGCATCCTTTCGCTCAAATTCAAAAGACACGTGAATTTGCAAATCAAATATTTGATGCAAGGTTCATCGAGATGGTTATTTACTTCAACCATAAAGGTGATGGCAATCTTTATGTAGGTAATCCGAATAAATATATTGCTACACCTTCTTCTAAATCAGAATTCAAACAAACTTTATATCATAAAATTACTCAAAATAAGACGCGGACTTGTATGGATGCTACTACTATTATGACTTATTGTGATGCGTTGAATAAGTTTGCTAACAATGATGCAAGTATTATTAATATTAATTAG
- a CDS encoding putative holin-like toxin, whose translation MIAFGEFTLSLITIIIEIVKKR comes from the coding sequence ATGATAGCGTTTGGTGAATTTACACTGAGCCTTATCACTATAATTATTGAAATTGTTAAAAAAAGATAA
- a CDS encoding ECF transporter S component gives MENTVSFDRFVDLNYLKGTEIFKSEEEKIKEVSNKLLDEYKEIVLTQIINQFGIGQLIGGYKDGGNVSTEYNAKKGIFADEETKARYTREYKHSDYSNDIFSIDKSGQRILETPGLSTLNYQATKVREDIRNKITPVKNTPEYIRLKNTNPGVGEKSKRMVKASNNARKKIDKFKKNNLNKEGYLTDGYNTNRTAENHSNFHMDHVTSAKEIHEKFKLYTSKEEAAKIALDPNNITPTDGSANQSKGKNNLLEWNESKSKRDPEKTNGELYELDNEKVSERYKTSTEFIEKEYKKKKYKHIKKGVVNAGLKQGSNFALKQALGIFLYELGNEFSKEMKNYLGNLKSMKNFKEKTEEFKKSCEIIKDNLLEKKWKILKGFPEGFISGFISNIITFIINSFLTTYKRMVKIISESFSGLVSAVKTLFSNDFEDSNQKYKAAIKAFTGVIIGSLGGIMTESLILYLRTTPFGLFAIPVGSIIGGILTGIVTVSALYMIDDFSGFIKSLKGIFKKDEISQEELNQKYKELVIKMDEEYQFIIRRIYREYKHLLEITQKAFDRTISSTQRFNNTVEYAVAFKVDESEIVKNTQEIDDFFLN, from the coding sequence ATGGAAAATACCGTAAGTTTTGATAGATTTGTTGATTTAAACTATCTTAAAGGCACTGAGATTTTTAAAAGTGAAGAAGAAAAAATAAAAGAAGTGTCTAACAAATTGTTAGATGAATATAAGGAAATAGTTTTAACTCAAATTATTAATCAATTTGGAATTGGACAACTAATTGGCGGCTATAAAGACGGTGGAAACGTTTCTACAGAGTATAATGCGAAAAAAGGTATATTCGCAGATGAAGAAACGAAAGCAAGATATACAAGAGAATATAAGCATAGTGATTATAGTAATGATATATTTTCGATTGATAAAAGTGGTCAAAGAATTTTAGAGACTCCGGGATTATCAACACTAAATTATCAGGCGACAAAAGTGAGAGAAGATATAAGAAATAAAATAACCCCAGTAAAAAATACTCCAGAATATATTAGATTAAAAAATACAAATCCTGGAGTAGGGGAAAAAAGCAAGAGAATGGTTAAAGCTTCTAATAATGCTAGAAAAAAAATTGATAAATTTAAAAAAAATAATTTGAATAAAGAAGGCTATTTAACTGATGGGTATAATACTAATAGGACAGCAGAGAACCATTCAAATTTTCATATGGACCACGTTACTTCAGCTAAAGAAATACATGAAAAATTTAAACTTTATACTTCTAAAGAAGAAGCAGCGAAAATAGCATTAGATCCAAATAATATTACTCCAACAGATGGTTCAGCAAATCAATCTAAAGGCAAAAATAATTTATTAGAGTGGAACGAAAGTAAAAGTAAAAGGGACCCCGAAAAAACTAACGGTGAATTATATGAATTAGATAATGAAAAAGTATCTGAAAGGTATAAAACTTCAACAGAATTCATAGAAAAGGAATATAAAAAAAAGAAATATAAACATATAAAAAAAGGTGTAGTTAATGCAGGATTAAAACAGGGGAGTAACTTTGCACTCAAACAAGCATTAGGAATTTTTTTATACGAGCTAGGTAATGAATTTTCAAAAGAAATGAAGAATTATTTAGGCAACCTTAAAAGTATGAAAAATTTTAAAGAAAAAACTGAAGAGTTTAAAAAAAGTTGTGAAATTATTAAGGATAATCTATTAGAGAAGAAATGGAAGATTCTTAAAGGTTTCCCAGAAGGGTTTATCAGTGGTTTTATTAGTAATATAATAACATTCATAATTAATTCATTCCTAACTACTTATAAGAGAATGGTGAAGATAATTTCTGAATCTTTCTCAGGGCTCGTTTCTGCCGTTAAGACTTTATTTTCTAATGATTTTGAGGATTCTAATCAAAAATATAAAGCCGCGATAAAAGCTTTTACTGGAGTAATAATAGGCTCTCTTGGAGGTATAATGACTGAAAGTTTGATTTTATATTTGAGAACTACTCCTTTTGGTCTATTTGCAATTCCTGTAGGAAGTATCATTGGAGGTATTTTAACAGGAATTGTAACTGTATCTGCTCTTTATATGATTGATGATTTTTCTGGTTTTATTAAATCATTAAAAGGTATTTTCAAAAAAGATGAAATATCTCAAGAGGAATTGAATCAAAAATATAAAGAATTAGTAATAAAAATGGATGAAGAATACCAGTTTATTATTAGACGTATTTATAGAGAATATAAACACTTGTTAGAAATAACGCAAAAAGCTTTTGATAGAACTATTTCTTCCACACAACGTTTTAATAACACAGTGGAATATGCTGTGGCTTTTAAAGTGGATGAAAGTGAAATAGTAAAAAACACACAAGAAATAGATGATTTTTTCTTAAATTAA
- a CDS encoding carbon starvation protein A: MITFIVSIILLIVGYFTYGRYIDKMFGPKQARPTPAYNQRDNVDYLPMKTSSNSLIQLLNIAGVGPIFGPIMGALYGPVAFIWIVVGCIFAGAVHDYLTGMISIRNKGAHLPELASKFLGKVMKHFVNIFSILLLLLTGTVFVTSPALLLHNLMDGRVALGIIIFAIFVYYILSTILPIDKIIGRIYPIFGALLFVSAVGMGFRLIQTGAHIPEISLQNMHPDGAPIFPLLFFTITCGALSGFHATQTPIISRTTNNEKNGRFIFYGMMIAEGIIAMIWAAAGMSLFHGYEGLQGVLAEGEAALVVSKAAHLLLGSVLGTIAVLGVIVLPITSGDTSFRSARMIIADYLHIDQRKLAKRIFVAAPLFIISFALTQIDFTVLWRYFSWANQTTAVVALWVGTMYLLLAKKNYWVAAVPATFMTWNIFVYILSQKIGFGINLTVSYYLAFGLTLLWIGYFVYQYRKMTAKTEFELDYQISGQEPAV, encoded by the coding sequence ATGATTACATTTATAGTTTCTATCATTTTGCTGATTGTAGGTTACTTTACATACGGGAGGTATATCGACAAGATGTTCGGTCCAAAACAAGCACGACCGACACCTGCTTATAACCAACGCGATAATGTTGATTACCTGCCGATGAAAACATCATCAAATTCATTAATCCAGCTTTTGAATATCGCAGGAGTTGGACCTATCTTCGGACCGATTATGGGAGCTTTATATGGTCCAGTTGCTTTTATTTGGATAGTAGTTGGATGTATTTTTGCCGGAGCTGTCCATGATTATCTTACAGGGATGATTTCTATACGAAATAAAGGGGCTCATTTACCTGAACTTGCAAGTAAGTTTTTAGGCAAGGTGATGAAGCATTTCGTTAATATCTTCTCAATTCTCTTATTACTTTTAACTGGCACTGTATTTGTAACAAGTCCAGCGCTACTATTACATAATTTAATGGATGGGCGCGTAGCATTAGGAATAATTATTTTTGCGATTTTTGTGTATTATATTTTATCTACTATTTTGCCGATCGATAAAATCATTGGTCGCATTTACCCGATTTTTGGTGCACTTTTATTTGTGAGTGCAGTAGGTATGGGATTCCGTCTTATTCAAACAGGTGCACACATACCAGAAATCAGTTTACAAAATATGCATCCCGATGGCGCACCGATTTTCCCTTTACTTTTCTTCACTATCACATGTGGAGCATTATCAGGGTTTCATGCGACACAAACACCAATCATTTCTAGAACAACAAATAATGAAAAAAATGGTCGGTTTATTTTTTATGGAATGATGATTGCTGAAGGAATTATCGCTATGATTTGGGCAGCAGCTGGAATGAGTTTGTTCCATGGATACGAAGGCTTACAAGGTGTGTTGGCTGAAGGAGAGGCTGCTTTAGTAGTGAGCAAAGCAGCGCACTTACTGCTTGGTTCTGTTTTAGGAACAATTGCTGTACTCGGTGTGATTGTCTTACCAATTACCAGCGGAGATACTTCATTTAGAAGTGCGCGTATGATTATTGCAGATTATCTGCACATCGATCAACGTAAGTTAGCAAAGCGTATTTTTGTAGCAGCACCACTCTTTATCATTAGCTTTGCATTAACTCAAATTGATTTTACAGTCTTGTGGCGCTATTTCTCATGGGCCAATCAAACCACTGCAGTAGTAGCTCTATGGGTTGGAACTATGTATCTTCTATTGGCTAAGAAGAATTATTGGGTGGCAGCTGTACCTGCAACTTTTATGACGTGGAATATCTTTGTTTATATTTTGAGTCAGAAAATTGGCTTTGGTATAAATCTTACAGTCAGCTATTATTTAGCTTTCGGATTAACGCTATTATGGATCGGTTATTTTGTATATCAATATAGAAAAATGACTGCTAAAACAGAATTTGAATTAGATTATCAAATATCTGGGCAAGAACCGGCAGTTTAA
- a CDS encoding UvrD-helicase domain-containing protein produces MSIPTLVGHQTEILYVADNQNMVITGSAGCGKSLLAIYRIYWLSKVYPNDRIVLLTFNKAVNQDMISKIELIAAQRNETVPNNLIVNTYNLFMKEILNKICDNFQEEELLLNKYKEGKGVKNYNHYKKKVRQVEQAVDEISKKYPDESSFKRPYQTFSDEISWLQQMAVSTLEDYEKMERIGRRSTRIDRSKRKYFYEVYEKYLENREEDDRYYDFEDIGSLIRTLLEKIEDQDKREKLMSFKYILIDEFQDFTSDMLMTVNALSDKNGALVLLGDINQGVFGKRISFKSLGINMNSYKKYKLIQNYRNSRPISELAEEISNSPYFDKSNEFYAEAELGIRKGQDPKIIQYKNEEEEMSKVYQYIKAVETNYKDESVCVILPTHKFKDFKGFIEKHGNNFKEYSLTNHESNIVIGSYRQIKGLEFDTVIMPFLSKKTFLESLTIDNNELDTDKEDFDLTNIGTEILEKYIAQYYVGVTRARNKLIILYSGQITPLLDNSSFEKYKKGSEN; encoded by the coding sequence ATGTCAATACCAACTCTTGTGGGTCATCAAACTGAGATTTTATATGTAGCTGATAATCAAAACATGGTTATCACTGGTAGTGCAGGATGTGGGAAATCATTATTAGCTATCTACAGAATATATTGGCTCTCTAAGGTGTACCCTAATGATAGAATTGTTTTGCTTACATTTAATAAAGCGGTAAATCAAGATATGATTTCCAAAATAGAGCTTATTGCTGCACAACGAAATGAAACAGTACCTAATAATTTGATTGTTAATACATATAATTTATTCATGAAAGAAATTTTAAATAAAATTTGTGATAATTTTCAGGAAGAAGAGTTATTACTTAATAAATATAAAGAAGGAAAGGGAGTTAAAAATTATAATCATTATAAGAAGAAAGTTAGACAGGTTGAACAAGCTGTAGACGAGATTAGTAAAAAGTATCCAGATGAATCTTCGTTTAAAAGACCTTATCAAACCTTTTCTGACGAAATATCGTGGCTGCAACAAATGGCAGTTAGTACTCTAGAAGACTATGAAAAGATGGAGAGAATAGGAAGAAGAAGCACTAGAATAGATAGAAGTAAAAGAAAATATTTTTATGAAGTTTATGAAAAGTATTTAGAAAATAGAGAAGAAGACGATAGATATTATGACTTTGAGGATATCGGGAGTTTAATACGAACTTTATTAGAAAAAATTGAAGATCAAGATAAAAGAGAAAAGTTGATGTCTTTTAAATATATTCTTATCGATGAATTTCAAGATTTCACATCAGATATGTTAATGACTGTAAATGCTTTAAGTGATAAAAATGGCGCATTAGTGTTGTTAGGAGATATCAATCAGGGTGTATTCGGAAAGCGTATTTCTTTCAAATCGCTAGGTATTAATATGAATAGTTATAAGAAGTATAAATTGATTCAAAATTATAGAAATAGCCGTCCAATCAGTGAGTTAGCTGAAGAGATATCTAATTCACCATATTTTGACAAGAGTAATGAATTTTATGCAGAAGCTGAATTAGGAATCAGAAAAGGACAAGACCCAAAAATTATCCAATACAAAAATGAAGAAGAAGAGATGTCCAAAGTTTATCAATATATTAAAGCTGTGGAGACAAACTATAAAGACGAAAGTGTATGTGTCATACTTCCAACGCATAAGTTTAAAGACTTTAAAGGTTTTATTGAAAAGCATGGTAATAATTTTAAAGAATATAGTTTAACTAATCACGAAAGTAATATTGTCATTGGATCTTATAGACAAATTAAAGGGTTGGAATTTGATACGGTTATTATGCCTTTTTTAAGTAAAAAGACTTTTTTGGAAAGTTTAACGATTGACAATAATGAGCTTGATACGGATAAAGAAGATTTTGATCTTACTAATATAGGCACAGAAATACTAGAGAAATACATTGCGCAGTATTATGTTGGTGTTACAAGAGCAAGAAATAAACTTATTATTTTATACTCAGGACAAATAACGCCATTATTAGACAACTCATCTTTTGAGAAATATAAAAAAGGGAGTGAAAATTAA